One Candidatus Parcubacteria bacterium DNA segment encodes these proteins:
- a CDS encoding bi-domain-containing oxidoreductase, which produces MKQVVQNYKTRELEVQEVPAPIIRPGGVLVRNINSLISIGTEKLMINLAKKNLFAKVKSRPDLVKKVINKVKQEGLFEAYRQAMARLEEPLPLGYSSAGKLIEVGQGADEFQVGDRVACAGHKFASHAEIIYVPRNLCVKIPENVSFEEACFVDLGAIALHGVRTGEPTLGEKAVVIGLGLLGQIAVQILKASGLRVFGVDINEDKTKLAKELGADEVAVINKDDIQNRVKSFSQGVGADIVYIFASTYSNQPIELAGEIARERGKVVITGEITINIPRKVYYEKELKVVVSRSSGPGIYDSLYEKKGIDYPIAYVRWTLRRNLEEFLKLIGEKKVRLEPLITHRFKIDDALKAYEMILGETKENYIGVLLKYEENKKEIQKINLNETKIIKKSKKEEINVGLIGAGLHSKGVILPTIKQIPKINLLGIADAEGVNARFIGEKFDFKYCTTNYKQILNDTDIDAVVIATPHNLHAKMLKDALGAGKDIFIEKPLAMNEVQLKEIIKIYNQTSARVMVGLNRRFSPFSVLVKELFSWYKGPFAVNCRVNIGYIPPDHWTHDLSVGGGSIIGEGCHFIDLIQFLTGSLPMEVYAKTISGKINEHISNDNVLINLKMSSGSIASIVYTALGTRAYPRERIEIFGGGAVAVIDNFKSMLYVQNGRKKKKSTFDIDKGYKDEFRLFFEAIQKGEETPVKFKEYLFTTLTTFKIIESIQKNTPQIIDINVLNS; this is translated from the coding sequence ATGAAACAAGTTGTTCAAAATTACAAAACAAGAGAATTAGAAGTGCAGGAAGTTCCAGCCCCAATTATTAGACCGGGAGGAGTTTTAGTAAGAAATATTAATTCTTTAATTAGTATTGGTACGGAAAAGTTAATGATTAATTTGGCGAAAAAGAATCTTTTCGCTAAAGTTAAATCCCGTCCTGATTTAGTTAAAAAAGTTATTAATAAAGTAAAACAAGAGGGTTTATTTGAGGCTTATCGACAAGCAATGGCTAGACTTGAAGAACCTTTACCTTTGGGTTACAGTTCAGCAGGTAAGCTGATCGAAGTTGGGCAAGGGGCTGATGAATTTCAAGTAGGAGATAGGGTGGCTTGCGCTGGTCACAAGTTTGCCTCTCATGCTGAAATTATTTATGTTCCCAGAAACCTCTGTGTTAAAATTCCAGAAAATGTCAGTTTTGAAGAAGCTTGTTTTGTGGATTTGGGAGCCATTGCTCTTCATGGAGTGAGAACAGGAGAACCAACCCTTGGCGAGAAAGCAGTAGTTATCGGATTAGGACTCTTAGGACAAATTGCTGTTCAAATTTTAAAAGCTTCGGGTCTTAGAGTTTTTGGAGTGGATATCAATGAGGATAAAACTAAGTTAGCCAAAGAATTAGGCGCTGATGAGGTAGCAGTAATTAATAAGGATGATATTCAGAACAGGGTAAAAAGTTTTTCTCAAGGGGTTGGAGCAGATATTGTTTATATTTTTGCTAGTACCTATAGTAATCAACCGATTGAATTAGCTGGAGAAATTGCCAGGGAAAGAGGCAAAGTGGTGATTACAGGGGAAATAACAATTAATATTCCCAGGAAAGTTTATTACGAAAAAGAGTTGAAAGTAGTTGTTTCTCGTTCTTCCGGACCTGGTATTTATGACTCTTTGTACGAGAAAAAAGGCATAGATTATCCCATTGCCTATGTTCGTTGGACATTGAGACGTAATCTTGAAGAATTTTTAAAATTAATTGGAGAAAAAAAAGTAAGACTAGAACCACTTATAACACACAGGTTTAAAATTGACGATGCTTTAAAGGCCTATGAGATGATTTTAGGGGAAACAAAAGAAAATTATATAGGAGTTTTATTAAAATATGAAGAGAACAAGAAAGAGATTCAGAAAATAAATTTGAATGAAACAAAAATTATTAAGAAAAGCAAAAAAGAAGAGATAAATGTAGGGTTAATTGGGGCTGGTCTTCATTCTAAAGGGGTAATCCTTCCTACAATAAAACAAATTCCCAAAATTAATCTTTTAGGAATAGCTGATGCCGAAGGTGTGAATGCTCGTTTTATAGGTGAAAAATTTGATTTTAAATATTGTACAACAAATTATAAACAAATTCTTAATGATACGGATATTGATGCAGTAGTAATTGCCACCCCTCATAATCTTCATGCTAAAATGTTGAAAGATGCCTTAGGAGCAGGGAAAGATATTTTTATTGAAAAACCTTTAGCTATGAATGAAGTGCAGCTTAAAGAAATAATCAAAATTTATAATCAAACTTCTGCCCGCGTAATGGTTGGTCTTAATAGACGTTTTTCTCCTTTTAGTGTTTTAGTAAAAGAATTGTTTAGTTGGTATAAAGGTCCTTTTGCTGTAAATTGCCGTGTTAATATCGGTTATATTCCTCCAGATCATTGGACTCACGATCTATCTGTCGGAGGTGGAAGTATTATTGGAGAGGGTTGCCATTTTATAGATTTAATTCAATTTTTAACAGGATCTTTACCAATGGAAGTTTATGCTAAAACTATTTCTGGTAAAATCAACGAACATATTTCTAATGATAATGTTTTAATAAATCTTAAGATGAGCTCAGGTTCAATAGCTTCAATAGTTTACACAGCGCTTGGAACCAGAGCTTATCCTCGCGAGAGAATTGAAATTTTTGGAGGAGGAGCAGTGGCGGTAATTGATAATTTTAAATCTATGCTTTATGTACAGAACGGCAGAAAGAAAAAGAAAAGTACTTTTGACATAGATAAAGGTTACAAAGATGAATTTCGGCTGTTCTTTGAGGCAATTCAAAAAGGCGAAGAGACACCAGTTAAGTTCAAGGAATATCTTTTTACCACTCTTACTACTTTTAAAATAATAGAATCGATTCAAAAAAATACCCCTCAAATTATTGATATCAATGTATTAAATTCATGA
- a CDS encoding glycosyltransferase family 4 protein, with protein MKILILVNSFPPEIRSASHLFYELAESLVENGHKVTVITGLPKYNIPNLDKKYKRKILFREKMKGIEVVRLATLPFPRGIPAARTFEQFLLSSLFFIRGLFLEKMDIILVYSPPLPLGLSASLIKFFRKTPFIFNVQDIYPQTAIDLGLLKSGFLIKIARAMEKFIYKKASFITVHSKGNLDYLVSDGLNPNKISVVPNWVDTGLIKPENRINDFRQRYNLGNSFVVSYAGVMGFAQDLETVVESAKLLDSYKDIIFLLVGEGVAKEKLQNKAKELQLKNVKFLQMQPRRIYPQVLAASDICLATLKKEVKTPVVPGKIMSIMAAGRPIIASLPLEGDASKIIKQAQAGIVVEPENPKAMSQAILELYKNKEKREEFSRNARKYAEKNFSREICVGKYENLFLKIIKK; from the coding sequence ATGAAGATTCTTATTTTGGTTAATTCTTTCCCTCCTGAAATTAGATCTGCTTCTCATCTTTTTTATGAACTTGCTGAAAGTTTAGTTGAAAATGGCCATAAAGTTACAGTAATTACTGGACTGCCAAAGTATAATATTCCTAACTTAGATAAAAAATATAAAAGAAAAATATTGTTCCGAGAGAAGATGAAAGGAATAGAGGTGGTAAGATTGGCTACTTTGCCTTTTCCTCGCGGTATTCCAGCCGCAAGAACTTTTGAACAGTTTCTTTTATCTTCCCTCTTTTTTATTAGAGGACTTTTTTTAGAAAAGATGGATATAATTTTGGTTTATTCTCCACCATTGCCCTTAGGACTTTCTGCTTCTTTAATTAAGTTTTTTAGAAAAACACCTTTTATTTTTAATGTTCAGGATATTTATCCTCAAACCGCTATTGATTTAGGATTGCTTAAGAGTGGCTTCTTAATAAAAATAGCCAGGGCGATGGAAAAATTTATTTATAAAAAAGCTTCTTTTATTACAGTTCATTCCAAAGGAAATCTTGATTATTTAGTTTCTGATGGCCTAAATCCTAATAAAATATCAGTAGTGCCTAACTGGGTAGATACTGGTTTAATAAAACCAGAAAATAGGATAAACGATTTTCGCCAGAGGTATAATTTAGGAAATAGCTTTGTGGTTTCCTATGCCGGAGTTATGGGTTTTGCCCAGGACTTAGAAACAGTGGTTGAGAGCGCTAAACTTCTTGATAGCTACAAAGATATAATATTTCTTTTAGTTGGTGAGGGCGTGGCAAAAGAAAAACTTCAGAATAAAGCAAAAGAGCTTCAATTAAAAAATGTTAAGTTTTTACAAATGCAGCCGCGTAGAATTTATCCACAGGTTTTAGCTGCTTCTGATATTTGTCTGGCAACCCTAAAAAAAGAAGTGAAAACACCAGTTGTGCCTGGAAAAATTATGAGCATTATGGCTGCCGGAAGGCCTATTATCGCAAGCTTGCCCTTAGAAGGAGATGCTTCAAAGATAATTAAGCAAGCGCAGGCAGGAATAGTTGTGGAGCCTGAAAATCCAAAAGCTATGTCACAGGCAATTTTAGAGCTTTATAAAAACAAAGAAAAAAGAGAAGAATTCAGTAGGAATGCGAGAAAATATGCAGAAAAGAATTTTTCCCGGGAAATCTGCGTTGGCAAATATGAAAATTTATTCTTGAAAATAATTAAAAAATAA
- a CDS encoding SDR family NAD(P)-dependent oxidoreductase, which produces MEDYIQYYKDKTILVTGGAGAIGTNLVKALSNAGAKLIIILDNLSSSYKWNILSLQNVMFIKGNVTDDIDLKRVFNEKPEIVFHLAAFFANQNSVDYPERDLQVNGFGTLKMLEYSNLTGIKKFIYVSSGCSIYGSASPLPLKEDFMSMNLSTPYQVTKMLGELYCNFFYNHYDLPVVKTRFFNSYGPGEVPGQYRNVIPNFIYWAKKGLPLPITGSGEETRDFTYVGDLVDGLLRAGFYEKAINKEFNLASGKETKIIDLANMINEIIGNKTGVRFASRRKWDTKDRLLASVDKAKELVGYEPKTEFKQGLINTIDWFKENWDNIEKSAKFGPGISSAVREIYTNSFQK; this is translated from the coding sequence ATGGAAGATTATATTCAATATTATAAAGACAAAACAATATTAGTCACTGGCGGAGCTGGAGCTATTGGTACTAATTTAGTTAAAGCACTTTCTAATGCTGGAGCAAAACTTATAATTATTTTAGATAATTTATCTTCATCTTATAAATGGAATATTCTTTCTTTGCAGAATGTTATGTTTATAAAGGGGAATGTAACTGATGATATAGATTTAAAACGAGTTTTTAACGAAAAACCGGAAATAGTGTTTCATTTAGCTGCTTTTTTTGCCAACCAAAACTCGGTTGACTATCCTGAAAGAGATTTACAAGTAAATGGATTTGGAACTTTAAAAATGCTTGAATATTCAAACTTAACTGGAATTAAGAAATTTATATATGTTTCTTCTGGATGTTCTATTTACGGAAGTGCATCTCCCCTGCCTTTGAAGGAAGATTTTATGTCAATGAATTTAAGTACTCCTTATCAAGTAACAAAAATGTTGGGAGAGCTATATTGTAATTTTTTCTATAATCATTATGATTTGCCAGTAGTAAAAACAAGGTTTTTTAATTCTTATGGTCCTGGGGAAGTGCCGGGACAGTATAGAAACGTAATCCCTAACTTTATTTATTGGGCAAAAAAAGGATTACCATTGCCAATTACCGGAAGCGGAGAAGAAACAAGAGATTTTACATATGTTGGAGATTTAGTTGACGGGCTTTTAAGAGCAGGCTTTTATGAAAAAGCAATAAATAAAGAATTTAACCTTGCTTCAGGCAAGGAAACGAAGATTATTGACTTAGCAAATATGATAAATGAAATAATAGGGAATAAGACAGGAGTAAGATTTGCCAGTAGGCGAAAGTGGGATACTAAAGATAGATTATTGGCTTCAGTGGACAAAGCCAAAGAATTAGTCGGTTACGAACCTAAGACAGAGTTTAAACAAGGCCTTATAAATACTATTGATTGGTTTAAAGAAAATTGGGATAATATAGAAAAATCTGCTAAATTCGGACCTGGTATTTCTTCAGCAGTTCGAGAAATTTATACTAATAGTTTTCAAAAATAA
- a CDS encoding exopolysaccharide biosynthesis polyprenyl glycosylphosphotransferase — protein MSDKKSLLKCILIIGDIILMYGALFLALAIRYGDFSFLPGPRTQAFIFHFSIIAIFWILLLFAFDFYEIPPLRKIFDVLRNLVIFIFLAGIFGVVYFYLKPQSVITPKTILVLDILIFSSFIFIWRYILNRVIKTRGFKEKIVIIGLSSQFKELISNYINQSNYEVVSFFDPAENITKLKEIIEKNRVDTIVFALDIHKDKELSQKIFSTLPLKLNYISFITFYETITKKVPLEDIDELWFLQNISQSKRRIYEISKRTFDIVFSFIGLLITIILFPFIALAIKIDSPGSIFYIHRRIGKNRKVFRHYKFRSMKETPDQYKEPWRERDPGQITMVGRFLRTTHLDEFPQFWGILKGDLSFVGPRPEWEKLSGIFEKEIPFYQQRYLVRPGFTGWAQIHYPASTSVEEAKEKFQYDLYYIKNRSFFLDLAILFKTIQLIFR, from the coding sequence ATGTCAGACAAAAAGAGTCTTCTTAAATGTATTTTAATTATAGGAGATATTATTTTAATGTATGGAGCATTATTTTTGGCTTTAGCTATAAGGTATGGTGATTTTTCTTTTTTGCCCGGTCCGCGAACACAAGCTTTTATTTTTCATTTTTCAATTATTGCTATATTTTGGATTTTACTTCTCTTTGCTTTTGATTTTTATGAGATACCTCCTTTAAGAAAGATATTTGATGTTTTACGTAATTTAGTAATTTTTATTTTTTTGGCCGGAATTTTCGGGGTCGTTTATTTTTATTTAAAACCTCAATCAGTTATTACCCCTAAAACAATTTTGGTCTTAGATATTTTAATATTTTCTTCTTTTATTTTTATTTGGCGATATATTCTAAACCGTGTCATCAAAACAAGAGGTTTTAAAGAAAAAATAGTTATTATAGGGCTTAGCTCACAATTTAAAGAACTAATATCAAATTACATCAATCAAAGCAATTATGAAGTAGTTTCCTTTTTTGACCCTGCAGAAAATATTACTAAACTAAAAGAAATTATAGAGAAAAATAGGGTAGATACAATCGTTTTTGCTTTGGATATTCATAAAGACAAAGAGTTATCTCAAAAAATATTTTCAACATTACCTCTGAAATTAAATTATATTAGTTTTATTACTTTTTATGAAACAATAACAAAGAAAGTGCCATTAGAAGATATTGATGAATTATGGTTCTTGCAAAATATTTCACAATCAAAGAGAAGAATTTACGAAATATCAAAAAGAACATTTGATATAGTTTTTTCTTTTATCGGGCTTTTAATCACAATAATTCTTTTCCCTTTTATTGCTTTGGCTATAAAAATAGATTCTCCTGGTTCTATTTTCTATATTCATAGAAGAATAGGCAAAAATAGAAAGGTATTTAGGCATTATAAATTTAGAAGTATGAAAGAAACGCCAGACCAGTATAAAGAACCCTGGAGAGAAAGAGATCCAGGCCAAATTACCATGGTAGGCAGGTTTTTAAGAACCACTCACTTAGATGAATTTCCCCAGTTCTGGGGTATTTTAAAGGGGGATTTAAGTTTTGTTGGTCCTAGGCCGGAATGGGAGAAATTAAGTGGAATTTTTGAGAAAGAAATTCCTTTTTATCAACAACGGTATTTAGTGAGGCCAGGATTTACTGGGTGGGCGCAAATACATTATCCAGCTTCTACCTCTGTTGAAGAGGCGAAAGAAAAATTTCAATACGACCTTTATTATATTAAAAATCGTTCTTTCTTTTTGGACTTGGCTATTTTATTCAAAACCATTCAGCTTATTTTTAGATAA
- a CDS encoding DegT/DnrJ/EryC1/StrS family aminotransferase, giving the protein MMKMYFVHPQINLKKKKLKEIFFSFLQSADLKALNKKLSFCFPEKQIIFTDMGRSAFRIIIEKMNLRDSQILFPAYVCDIFFPIFKKYNIKPIFIDADIKSFNIKIETIEKKITPKTKAVFVPHIYGLPNNIKKITAIAKKHNLKIIEDCAHSLGAKQNETYLGNFGDAALFSLYKSLPTIRGGMLVCPNDWEIELEKTSFSFRDILSFLNCFPFWAYIFKKFGSKIAPKMIRKEKLFKIGGINQVSLNLFSCFFEEHQKNLKKRIKLASFFQKELKSLGFETQKSKNNSFGYLSALMPKKIKEKRNDFIKGLQKKGIFCTRMWHQPIILNPEAQKKYKLDLRQFPNTVDISQRIINFPLQNHFQKKDIKEIIKMIKSVLLTLQGQSS; this is encoded by the coding sequence ATGATGAAAATGTATTTTGTCCATCCGCAAATAAATTTAAAGAAAAAAAAACTTAAGGAAATCTTTTTTTCTTTTTTACAGTCCGCTGATTTAAAAGCTTTAAATAAAAAGCTTTCTTTTTGTTTTCCAGAAAAACAAATTATTTTCACTGATATGGGAAGATCAGCTTTCAGGATTATAATTGAAAAAATGAATTTAAGAGACAGCCAAATCCTTTTTCCTGCTTATGTTTGCGACATTTTCTTTCCTATTTTTAAAAAATATAATATCAAACCGATTTTTATAGATGCTGATATCAAAAGTTTTAATATCAAAATTGAAACAATAGAAAAGAAAATCACTCCTAAGACAAAAGCTGTTTTTGTTCCGCATATCTACGGACTTCCGAATAATATAAAAAAGATTACAGCGATTGCCAAAAAACACAATCTGAAAATAATTGAGGACTGCGCCCATAGCTTGGGAGCAAAGCAAAATGAAACTTATCTTGGAAATTTCGGTGATGCCGCCTTGTTCAGTTTATACAAATCTCTGCCTACTATAAGAGGCGGAATGCTGGTCTGCCCGAATGACTGGGAAATTGAATTGGAAAAAACTAGTTTTTCTTTCAGGGATATTCTTTCTTTTTTAAACTGCTTCCCTTTCTGGGCATATATCTTTAAAAAATTCGGCAGTAAAATCGCTCCAAAAATGATTAGAAAAGAAAAACTGTTTAAAATTGGAGGAATTAACCAGGTTTCTTTAAATTTGTTTTCCTGTTTTTTTGAAGAACATCAAAAAAACTTAAAAAAAAGAATTAAACTGGCCAGCTTTTTTCAAAAAGAACTTAAGTCCTTGGGCTTTGAAACGCAAAAATCAAAAAACAATAGTTTTGGCTACTTATCTGCTTTAATGCCAAAAAAAATAAAAGAAAAAAGAAACGATTTTATAAAAGGGCTGCAAAAAAAAGGCATCTTTTGTACGAGAATGTGGCACCAGCCAATAATCCTTAATCCAGAAGCGCAGAAAAAATATAAATTAGATTTGCGTCAATTTCCTAATACAGTTGATATCAGCCAGAGGATTATTAATTTCCCTTTGCAAAATCACTTTCAGAAAAAAGACATCAAAGAAATAATTAAAATGATAAAATCAGTTTTATTAACACTACAAGGACAGTCCTCGTAG
- the murB gene encoding UDP-N-acetylmuramate dehydrogenase encodes MKSLKFKKNVQLKNYTTFKIGGPAKYFYIAKTANDLIKAIKAVKELGLDFFILGKGSNILAADKGYDGLVIKIQSPNYSKLFQIKTKFQNPKIYVEAGMPLSLLVSKTAEKGLTGMEWAIGIPGTVGGAIRGNAGAFEQSISDIVKKVKCLDIKNLESKTLKNKDCKFKYRDSIFKHKKNLIILSAEIEMKKGDKKEIRKRAMENLKWRKHNQPLDFPSAGSIFQNHKRHSAGWLIEQCGLKGKKAGKAQISKKHANFIVNLDNAKAEDVLKLINLAKKKVKQKFGIELKEEIEYLE; translated from the coding sequence ATGAAAAGTTTAAAGTTTAAAAAAAATGTTCAATTGAAGAATTACACTACCTTTAAGATTGGCGGACCAGCGAAATATTTTTATATTGCCAAAACTGCAAATGACTTAATCAAAGCAATTAAGGCAGTAAAAGAACTAGGGCTGGATTTTTTTATTTTAGGCAAAGGAAGCAATATTTTAGCAGCAGACAAAGGATATGATGGATTAGTGATTAAAATCCAAAGTCCAAATTATTCCAAATTATTCCAAATAAAAACCAAATTTCAAAATCCAAAAATTTATGTTGAAGCTGGGATGCCTTTATCTTTACTGGTTTCTAAAACAGCAGAGAAAGGACTAACTGGTATGGAATGGGCAATAGGAATTCCAGGCACTGTTGGCGGTGCAATTAGGGGCAATGCCGGCGCTTTTGAACAATCAATTTCTGATATTGTTAAAAAAGTAAAATGTTTGGATATTAAAAATTTAGAATCCAAAACTTTGAAAAATAAGGATTGTAAATTTAAATACAGGGATAGTATTTTTAAGCATAAGAAAAATTTGATTATTCTTTCAGCGGAAATTGAAATGAAAAAAGGTGATAAAAAAGAAATTAGAAAAAGAGCAATGGAAAACCTAAAATGGAGAAAACACAACCAGCCCTTGGATTTTCCTTCAGCTGGTTCTATATTCCAAAACCACAAGAGACATTCTGCTGGCTGGCTGATTGAACAATGCGGCTTAAAAGGAAAGAAAGCTGGCAAAGCCCAAATTTCTAAAAAACATGCTAACTTTATTGTCAATTTAGATAATGCCAAAGCTGAAGATGTTTTGAAA